From a region of the Oceanithermus desulfurans genome:
- a CDS encoding PIN/TRAM domain-containing protein yields the protein MKPLRVALLAIFTYLGFEFGVWLDERGLLSSPINLVYLTVVGALLGLLLAPRLEYAILRGLDRLEEGWRRLPPELPLAVTAASVLALLAAVLLTTLLSSVPGFAWYHSLGIALVLVLVFSFVAVRNMHFFRPRGAAAAPRDLGGKALDSSVLIDGRIAEMAELGWLEGPLWVPRFILRELQLLADQEDPVRRGKGRRGLETLERLRGTVPLEVLDDEVGRQELTDDKLLDLCRARGMALVTNDAAMVQLARIYDVKVLSVQALSIALRTQYRPGDRVELEIIKPGREPGQGVGYLEDGTMVVVDHAVQHRGRKVKVVITQTIQTQVGRLVFARLQTEAEAADGQSPSG from the coding sequence ATGAAGCCCCTGCGCGTCGCGCTGCTCGCGATCTTCACCTACCTGGGGTTCGAGTTCGGCGTCTGGCTCGACGAGCGCGGCCTCCTCTCCAGCCCCATCAACCTGGTCTACCTCACCGTCGTCGGGGCCCTGCTGGGCCTCTTGCTGGCGCCGCGGCTGGAATACGCGATCCTGCGCGGCCTCGATCGCCTGGAAGAGGGCTGGCGGCGTCTGCCGCCGGAGCTGCCGCTGGCCGTCACCGCGGCGAGCGTGCTCGCGCTGCTGGCGGCGGTGCTGCTGACCACGTTGCTCTCGAGCGTTCCCGGCTTCGCCTGGTACCACTCGCTGGGCATCGCCCTGGTGCTCGTCTTAGTGTTCAGCTTCGTCGCCGTGCGCAACATGCACTTCTTCCGACCACGCGGCGCCGCGGCGGCGCCGCGCGACCTGGGCGGCAAGGCGCTCGACTCCTCGGTGCTGATCGACGGCCGCATCGCCGAGATGGCCGAGCTGGGCTGGCTCGAGGGTCCGTTGTGGGTGCCCCGCTTCATTCTGCGCGAGCTGCAGCTCCTCGCGGATCAGGAAGACCCGGTCAGGCGGGGCAAGGGGCGGCGGGGGCTCGAGACCCTGGAGCGCCTCCGCGGCACCGTACCGCTGGAGGTGTTGGACGACGAGGTGGGCCGGCAGGAGCTTACCGACGACAAGCTGCTCGACCTCTGCCGCGCCCGCGGCATGGCCCTGGTGACCAACGACGCCGCCATGGTCCAGCTGGCCCGCATCTACGACGTCAAGGTGCTGAGCGTGCAGGCGCTCTCGATCGCGCTGCGCACGCAGTACCGGCCCGGAGACCGGGTCGAGCTCGAGATCATCAAGCCCGGGCGCGAGCCGGGGCAGGGGGTGGGCTACCTGGAGGACGGCACCATGGTCGTCGTCGACCACGCGGTTCAGCACCGCGGCCGTAAGGTCAAGGTCGTCATCACCCAGACGATCCAGACCCAGGTCGGGCGCCTCGTCTTCGCTCGCCTGCAGACCGAGGCCGAGGCCGCGGACGGTCAGTCGCCCTCGGGGTAG
- the radA gene encoding DNA repair protein RadA yields the protein MAKQKSQFRCVECGYRAPKPLGRCPSCGAWGSFSEERTGEGGPAAASPAGVMPLAEVDAEALPRYSSGSGEVDRVLGGGFVPGAALLIGGEPGVGKSTLLLQVADRVLKSGKRVVYVAGEESPQQVKLRAERLGVSPRLELMRDTRLDAVLAGLEAHAPDLVVVDSIQTLESEGVPGSLVAVRNATQALVRWAKAAGGTLVLVGHVTKEGTVAGPKVIEHVVDATLYLETAGVFRVLRSAKNRFGPVGEVGVFRMEHAGLVEVANPSEAFLAERPLGVPGSTVGLALYGERVIALEVQALAAKSPYAAPKRVAQGLDPRRVDVVLAVLERRLGLKLGHLDVYVNLAGGLRVNDPGLDLAVALAVYSAVMGRPVHPQTAAVGEVGLAGEVRSVTLLEARLREGRRAGFERVLGPGALATVEAAVREALV from the coding sequence ATGGCCAAGCAAAAGAGCCAGTTCCGCTGCGTCGAGTGCGGCTACCGGGCGCCCAAACCGCTGGGCCGCTGCCCCAGCTGCGGCGCCTGGGGCAGCTTCAGCGAGGAGCGCACGGGCGAAGGCGGCCCCGCAGCCGCGTCCCCGGCGGGCGTCATGCCGCTCGCCGAGGTCGACGCCGAGGCCCTGCCGCGTTATTCAAGCGGAAGCGGCGAGGTCGACCGCGTCCTCGGGGGCGGGTTCGTCCCCGGAGCGGCGCTGCTGATCGGAGGCGAGCCCGGGGTGGGGAAGAGCACCCTGCTGCTGCAGGTCGCCGACCGGGTGCTGAAAAGCGGCAAGCGCGTCGTCTACGTGGCCGGCGAGGAGTCGCCGCAGCAGGTTAAGCTGCGCGCCGAGCGCCTGGGGGTGAGCCCCCGCCTCGAGCTGATGCGCGACACCCGGCTGGACGCGGTGCTGGCGGGGCTGGAGGCCCACGCTCCCGACCTCGTCGTCGTCGATTCGATCCAGACGCTCGAATCCGAGGGGGTGCCCGGCTCCCTGGTCGCGGTGCGCAACGCCACCCAGGCCCTGGTGCGCTGGGCCAAGGCCGCGGGCGGCACGCTGGTGCTCGTCGGCCACGTCACCAAGGAGGGCACGGTCGCCGGCCCCAAGGTTATCGAACACGTGGTGGACGCGACGCTCTACCTGGAGACGGCCGGGGTCTTTCGGGTGCTGCGCTCGGCGAAGAACCGCTTCGGTCCGGTGGGCGAGGTGGGGGTCTTCCGCATGGAGCACGCCGGGCTGGTGGAGGTGGCCAACCCCTCCGAGGCCTTCCTGGCCGAGCGGCCGCTCGGGGTACCGGGTTCCACCGTGGGGCTGGCCCTCTACGGCGAGCGGGTGATCGCGCTCGAGGTCCAGGCGCTCGCCGCCAAGAGCCCCTACGCCGCGCCCAAGCGCGTGGCCCAGGGGCTGGATCCGCGGCGCGTGGACGTGGTGCTGGCGGTGCTGGAACGGCGTCTGGGGCTGAAGCTGGGCCACCTCGACGTCTACGTCAACCTGGCCGGCGGCCTGCGCGTGAACGATCCGGGCCTCGACCTCGCCGTGGCTTTGGCCGTGTATTCTGCGGTCATGGGCCGCCCGGTGCATCCCCAGACCGCCGCCGTGGGCGAGGTGGGCCTGGCCGGCGAGGTCCGCTCGGTCACCCTCCTGGAGGCGCGGCTGCGCGAAGGGCGGCGCGCCGGCTTCGAACGCGTCCTGGGCCCGGGGGCGCTGGCCACCGTCGAGGCGGCCGTGCGGGAGGCGTTGGTATGA